The genomic region AGCGGAGAAACCACAATACAAATACCGCTTCGCAGTAAAGCCGGAACCTGAAAACATATAGATTTACCGCCGCCAGTAGGAAGCAAAGCCAATACATTTTCACCCTCTAAAACCGAGGCGATGATGGGCCATTGTAAAGGTCTAAACGCTTTGTGTCCCCAGTATTTATTTAGTATTTGTACAGCTTCCAGCAATATTATACCTCACTAGTGTTGTTTAAAATAAAATCGGTTCTTTCTTCGACAGTTCCGGTAGGCACAATTATAGGTTTGTAGCCGTAAGCTATATAAGTTTTAGAGAGGTAGTCTGATATTTTTTCGGCTTCAGCAAAACTCTCGTAGCGTTCGTTATCACTCTTATATATTTCTTCCCAGGGTGGTAATAAAAAAACCTGTTCGTATATTCGGTTTTTACAGGTAGAAATAAACGGCTCATCGTATTTCGTATTAAAATAATCCATATAGGCAATCACGTCATGTACGCCACGATCGATAAAGATCATAGTACCCTCAGATTCTTCAGCTTCGATAAATTGAGCATCCCTGCCTTCTAAAAGTTTTTTACTAAATAGTAGCGGTTGTTCTAAAAATAGCTGATCGATTCCTTCTTTTTGCGCTTCAAGGGTTACCTGTCTTGAAATTTCGTGTAGGCAGGTATAGCCACGTTTTTCCAGTTCGAAAATTATCGAAGATTTTCCTGTTCCCGGTCCACCGGTAATTACAATTTTTTGTGCTTTCACCCTGCAAATTTCGACATTTGATTTTGATTATAAAAATGGTATAAACCTTGTATCTTTGTAATCTTTAAATTAGAAGAAGAATATAATATGAGTCTATCGAATAATCCGGATGAATTTTACGCAAAACTGAAATCACAGCTTCAGGATACTGCCATGTGGCCTTCAGAATATTTATATAAGTTTATAGTGCCATCTGAAGAAGATAAAATAAAAGGTGTAGAAGATATTTTTGATAATATGGGAGCGGTGATTACCACCAAAAAGTCTAAAAAAGGAACTTACACCAGCGTTTCTGTAAATGTAAGGATGAAAAATCCAGATGCAGTGATTGCAAAATATAAAGAAGTAGGAGAAAAGATAGAGGGAGTAATTTCGCTATAAATTTTATTTTGAGTTTTTTATTTGATAATTCCTAAATGCCTTATTGCGTCAATATCCCTATGGATAGTTAGTGGTTAACTGATGATCTTTTGAGTATATACCTGGGAATTAAAACATCAGTGCATAACTAATTTTTTAATTATTGATTAAAAACCGACGATCTTTTACCCAACTTGGTTAATATTTCTTATTTTGCAGGCAGAATAAACTTCTGCAATTTAATATTACCGAATTTAAATCTAATTTTTTTGACAAACGCATTAGAATATAACTCTGAAAGGAGTACGTTGATAATTCCTGAATATGGTAGACATCTGCAAAAAATGGTAGAGCATGCCGTAAGTATTAAGGATGATGAAGAGCGAAACCGTGTAGCCAAATCTATAATTGCGGTTATGGGAAACATGAATCCGCATTTACGTGATGTACCGGATTTTCAGCATAAACTGTGGGATCAATTATTTATAATCAGTGATTTTAAACTGGACGTAGATTCACCTTTCCCAAAGCCAAGCCGAGAAATACTAGAAGAACATCCTGATCCTTTGGATTACCCTCAAAACTTTCCAAAATATCGTTTCTACGGGAATAATATTAAACGAATGATCGATGAGGCTAAGAAATATGATGAAGGTGAGTTTAAAGATGCTTTAGTATTAGCCATTGCGAATCACATGAAAAAATCTTTCTTAAACTGGAACCGTGACACCGTAGATGATAACGTTATTTTTGAGCATTTAAAAGAATTAAGTGAAGGTGATCTAAATCTTAAAAACTCTGATGAGGACTTAAGCGATTCATCTAATCTTATGCGCGGGAAGAAAAAATACACAAAACCCAATAGTCCAAAAAGAACAGGTCGAAAAAGCCGTAAACGCTACTAAAATTTAACCAATTTCATGGGAACTTTTCAGATTGAAGGAGGGCATCAGCTTCAGGGGAAAATTCAGCCTCAGGGAGCCAAAAACGAAGCCCTGCAAATTCTTTGTGCCGTATTATTAACTTCTGAAGAAGTAAGAATTAATAATATTCCAGACATTATAGATGTAAATAAGCTTATTGGTTTATTAGAGAATCTGGGTGTTAAAATCCAGAAATTAGGAAAAGGAAGTTATATATTTAAAAGTGACGCCCTAAATTTAGATTATCTGCAAAGTGAGCAGTTTAAAAAAGATGGTAGTGGTCTACGTGGATCTATAATGATTGTGGGACCGTTATTATCTAGATTTGGTAAAGGATACATTCCAAAGCCTGGTGGAGATAAAATTGGCCGTCGTCGTTTGGATACGCATTTTGAAGGTTTCATTAATCTTGGCGCTAGTTTTAGATATAATAAGGAGGAACGTTTTTATGGAGTAGAAGCGCCTAACGGATTAAAGGGAAAATACATGCTTTTAGAAGAAGCATCGGTTACCGGAACAGCCAATATCGTTATGGCTGCCGTTATGGCAGAAGGAACAACTACCATCTACAATGCTGCCTGTGAGCCTTATCTACAGCAACTTTGTAAGAT from Zunongwangia profunda SM-A87 harbors:
- a CDS encoding DUF493 family protein; translated protein: MSLSNNPDEFYAKLKSQLQDTAMWPSEYLYKFIVPSEEDKIKGVEDIFDNMGAVITTKKSKKGTYTSVSVNVRMKNPDAVIAKYKEVGEKIEGVISL
- a CDS encoding DUF4290 domain-containing protein, producing the protein MTNALEYNSERSTLIIPEYGRHLQKMVEHAVSIKDDEERNRVAKSIIAVMGNMNPHLRDVPDFQHKLWDQLFIISDFKLDVDSPFPKPSREILEEHPDPLDYPQNFPKYRFYGNNIKRMIDEAKKYDEGEFKDALVLAIANHMKKSFLNWNRDTVDDNVIFEHLKELSEGDLNLKNSDEDLSDSSNLMRGKKKYTKPNSPKRTGRKSRKRY
- a CDS encoding AAA family ATPase, whose translation is MKAQKIVITGGPGTGKSSIIFELEKRGYTCLHEISRQVTLEAQKEGIDQLFLEQPLLFSKKLLEGRDAQFIEAEESEGTMIFIDRGVHDVIAYMDYFNTKYDEPFISTCKNRIYEQVFLLPPWEEIYKSDNERYESFAEAEKISDYLSKTYIAYGYKPIIVPTGTVEERTDFILNNTSEV